CGCGCGCAGCGGGTTGTGCACCTCGATGCCGGCGAACTGCAGAAAGTCGACGTCGGTGGTGTAGATGCGCCGGACGCCGTGCTCGCGCATCAGGACGACGGTGCGGACGTCGAAGAAGAGCTTGCCGCTCGGATGGACCAGGTCGTCGAGAACGGCGTCCGGGGTCGTCCAGTGGTCCGGCCCGGCCTGCAGCCGGTGCAGATGCGCCACCGCCAGCAGCGGGCGCACGAAGGCCAGCGCCTCGCGCCACGTCAACGGGGTCGGGAAACCTCGGGATGGGTGCTGACGCGCAGGAGCTCGTAGACGATGCCGTCGGTGAGGTGCCAGGAATCGCCCGTCCGGCCGACCTGAGCGAGAAAGGCCCGCGCCGCCGCGTGCTCGGCGCTGTCCCGATTGGCGGCGTAGAGCAGCAGGTCGGTGTCGATGCCCCCCGCCCGACGATCAGGAATCGATCAACGCCTCGAGCGCATTGCGGTCGCCGAGATTCACCCCGGACGACCGATCGCGCAGCTCGGCAGGACCAACTCCGGACCGCGGCGCTGCCGGCGCCGCTGCAGGCCCTCGGCCAGCAGCTCGTTCACCACCTCGGACAATTGGCGCCCCTCGCGCCGCGCCGGTTCGCGCACCCCCGCCATGCAGCCGTCCTCGAGCACCAGCGTCGTCCGCTTCATGCACCTGGGCGTACCGAGGCAGCGGACCTACGTCCAGACGCCGCGCGGCACGGAACCGTTGTTTTCCTCCTGCCTTCCGTACTAGGCGTCGCCGCAGGGGGAGACGGCGCATGGTGTTTCGGGGTGACTTCCGTGTGCTCGGACTGGCGTTGATGGCCGGGCTGCTGTGCGCGGGCCGGGCGCGGGCCGGTTTCACGACGTTCGAGACCGGCGAAGTGCGGCCGCTGGCGATGTCGCCGGACGGCACTACGCTGTTCGCGGTGAACACGCCGGACAACCGGCTCGAGGTGTTCGCCATCGGCGCCGGCGGCGCCCTCACCCACACCGCGTCCGTGCCGGTCGGCCTCGAGCCGTGCGCCGTGGCGGCGCGCAGCAACGGCGAGGTGTGGGTGGTCAACCACCTCTCCGATTCGATCAGCATCGTCGACGTCACCAGCAGCCCGCCGCACGTCGCGCGCACGCTGCTGGTCGGCGACGAGCCGCGCGACATCGTCTTCGCCGGCACTGGCCACGACCGCGCCTTCATCACCACCGCCCATCGCGGCCAGAACAGCCCGGTCAACCCGCAGCTCACCATCTCCGGCGCCGGCCGCGCCGACGTCTGGGTGTTCGACGCCAACAATCTCGGCGCCGCGCTCGGCGGCACGCCGCTGACCATCCTCACCCTGTTCGGCGACACGCCGCGCGCCCTGGCGGCGAGCCCGGACGGCGGCGTCGTCTACGCGGCCGTGTTCCAATCCGGCAATCGCACCACGACGGTCTCCGAGGGCGCCGTCTGCGACACCGATTCGGCGCACCTGAACAGCAACACCGTGCAGGGGCCGTGCACGATCGGCGGCGTCGGCATGCCCGGCGGCATGCCGCTGCCGCATCGCAACGTCGCCGGCGACGTGCGGCCGGAGGTCGGCCTGATCGTCAAGTTCGACGGCAGCCACTGGGTCGACGAGCTGGGCCGCAACTGGGACCCGGCGGTGAAGTTCTCGCTGCCCGACAAGGACGTCTTCGCGATCAGCGCCAACGCCAACCCGCCCAGCCAGACCGCCTTCTACACCGGCGTCGGCACGACGCTGTTCAACATGGCGGTGAACCCGGTGAACGGAAAGGTCTACGTCAGCAACGGCGAGGCGCGGAACGAGACCCGCTTCGAGGGCCCGGGCGTCTTCGGCGGCAGCACGGTGCAGGGGCGCCTGTCGGAGTACCGGATCACCGTGCTCGACGGCAGCAGCGTGCTGCCCCGCCATCTCAACAAGCACATCGATTACAACGTCCGCCCGGCGCCGCCGGCGGTGAAGGCCGACAGCCTGGCGACGCCGCTGGAGATGGCGGTCACCAGCGACGGCCAGACGCTGTTCGTGGTCGCCTTCGGCTCCGGCAAGATCGGCGTCTTCGACACCGGCCAGCTCGAGAACGACACCTTCGTTCCCAGCGCCGCCAACCACATCGCGGTCAGCGGCGGCGGCCCCGCCGGCCTGGTGCTCGACGAGGCACGGGGCCGACTCTACGTCCTCACCCGCTTCGACAACGGCATCTCGGTGGTCGACACCGCGAGCCGCAGCGAGCTGTCGCACCAGCGCTTCTTCAACCCGGAGCCGGCCAGCGTGGTCGACGGCCGGCCGTTCCTCTACGACGCCGTCTTCACCTCGAGCAACGGCGAGGCCTCGTGCTCGAGCTGCCACATCTTCGGCGACTTCGACAGCCTGGCCTGGGATCTCGGCAACCCCGACGACGTGAAGATCCCCAACCCGCTGCCGAAGAAGCTGCAGCAGGTCGCGCAGCTCAACGGCACCAACGTCGACTTCGACTTCTTCCACCCCATGAAGGGGCCGATGACGACGCAGACCCTGCGCGGCATGGCGCACCACGGCGCCATGCACTGGCGCGGCGACCGCGCCGATCAGAACGGCGACATCTTCAACGAGGACATCGCCTTCCGGAACTTCCGCGTCGCCTTCCCCGGCCTCATCGGCCGCG
This genomic window from bacterium contains:
- a CDS encoding beta-propeller fold lactonase family protein, whose product is MVFRGDFRVLGLALMAGLLCAGRARAGFTTFETGEVRPLAMSPDGTTLFAVNTPDNRLEVFAIGAGGALTHTASVPVGLEPCAVAARSNGEVWVVNHLSDSISIVDVTSSPPHVARTLLVGDEPRDIVFAGTGHDRAFITTAHRGQNSPVNPQLTISGAGRADVWVFDANNLGAALGGTPLTILTLFGDTPRALAASPDGGVVYAAVFQSGNRTTTVSEGAVCDTDSAHLNSNTVQGPCTIGGVGMPGGMPLPHRNVAGDVRPEVGLIVKFDGSHWVDELGRNWDPAVKFSLPDKDVFAISANANPPSQTAFYTGVGTTLFNMAVNPVNGKVYVSNGEARNETRFEGPGVFGGSTVQGRLSEYRITVLDGSSVLPRHLNKHIDYNVRPAPPAVKADSLATPLEMAVTSDGQTLFVVAFGSGKIGVFDTGQLENDTFVPSAANHIAVSGGGPAGLVLDEARGRLYVLTRFDNGISVVDTASRSELSHQRFFNPEPASVVDGRPFLYDAVFTSSNGEASCSSCHIFGDFDSLAWDLGNPDDVKIPNPLPKKLQQVAQLNGTNVDFDFFHPMKGPMTTQTLRGMAHHGAMHWRGDRADQNGDIFNEDIAFRNFRVAFPGLIGRDGQIPESDMQKFSDFTLQIQMPPNPIRNLDNSLTSDQQAGRNFMTGSRRADGIFVGGGTGFNCVGCHTLDASQGFFGADGQASFENETQIVKIAHLRNMYQKVGMFGMPAVSFFNSGDNGFKGDQIRGFGFIHDGSVDTLFRFLQATVFNNGGTFNPVGFQSDTQRRQVEQFLFAFDSDLAPIVGQQVTLTSTNGAAVSPRINLLIARAAAGECDLVVKGVAYGEPRGWVRLANGSFQSDRLNETLSDGALRAVTIIDGQELTYTAVPKGDGPRIGVDRDGDGYYDHDELDAGSDPDNAASTPANITPTVTVTRTATRTGTATATATRTATATSTATSTATVPPPTASFTATPSPVPTATSTASATNTATATMTATSTQTPTNVATPTSSATPTNSAVPSATPVPSDTPTETPTATPTPLCAAAPRGGCRAAGGASLLVKSSAGRAKLLWRWLSGDAPVAEMGDPTATTRYALCAYDAAGLVPSLALHIALAPAGTCGSAPCWQALGGSTPTGFAFTDATGGQQGMQKLRLKGGKPGRDKLLAKAGGTALVVAPPASPSQLFAQNDDVVVQLVTDAGGCFESVFPPNAVVTNRSDLYKAKR